One Terriglobia bacterium DNA segment encodes these proteins:
- a CDS encoding tetratricopeptide repeat protein translates to MKRVLIAGAAVLAIASLAAAQAQPAGSSGTQTKPAAQAHPPAPAPLKGVKPPPQAKTPEEYAAFNTAFGSAQGPDLAAGEAAAREFQAKYPQSELASQLYTVVFFNSIQANNADKAIDMGREALKLEPTNPVASVYTATVLAETTRETDIDAAEKFDEAVKDANAGLQNVDTSLTLAANVTQDQVDGIRADLKARAYDALGLIAFKRKDDAGAEKYLRQSLQATGGAGDPMTHLRLAVTLDRQGKYAEALTEANKAAATAPPDQPVAKQAQAEVDRLKKLTGSGGTATPAPQTTPR, encoded by the coding sequence ATGAAGCGAGTTCTTATTGCCGGAGCGGCCGTGCTGGCCATCGCCTCACTTGCCGCAGCGCAGGCGCAACCGGCAGGCAGCAGCGGCACGCAGACGAAGCCCGCGGCGCAAGCCCATCCCCCCGCACCCGCCCCGTTGAAGGGCGTCAAGCCGCCGCCGCAGGCCAAGACCCCGGAAGAGTACGCCGCCTTCAACACCGCCTTCGGCTCCGCGCAGGGTCCCGACCTGGCCGCCGGGGAAGCTGCCGCCCGCGAGTTCCAAGCCAAGTACCCGCAGAGCGAACTCGCCTCCCAGCTATACACGGTGGTGTTCTTCAACAGCATTCAGGCGAACAACGCGGACAAAGCGATTGACATGGGGCGCGAGGCATTGAAGCTAGAACCCACCAATCCGGTGGCCAGTGTTTACACCGCCACCGTGCTGGCGGAAACCACCCGCGAAACGGACATCGACGCCGCTGAGAAGTTCGACGAAGCCGTCAAGGATGCCAATGCTGGCCTGCAGAATGTGGACACAAGCCTGACGCTCGCAGCCAACGTCACCCAGGACCAGGTAGACGGCATCAGGGCCGACCTCAAGGCGCGCGCCTATGATGCGCTGGGTCTGATAGCCTTCAAGCGCAAGGACGATGCCGGCGCGGAAAAGTACCTCCGCCAGTCGCTGCAGGCGACGGGCGGGGCCGGCGATCCCATGACGCACCTCCGCCTCGCGGTCACGCTGGACCGCCAGGGCAAGTATGCTGAGGCGCTGACCGAGGCGAACAAGGCGGCTGCCACCGCCCCCCCAGACCAACCGGTGGCCAAGCAGGCGCAAGCCGAGGTCGACCGGCTGAAGAAGCTGACGGGTTCCGGCGGCACGGCGACTCCCGCGCCGCAGACGACCCCGAGGTAG
- the lepB gene encoding signal peptidase I produces the protein MSEVPPYAPPPESSAPAPALEAAPQPALPPADVPLQEPESSGASILGSTQSLSVTVVIAVFVITFLVQAFQIPSESMENTLLIGDYLLVDKVRFGHGGVWGRILPYREIQRGDIIVFRYPVHPSQHFVKRVLGLPGDRVHLVNKRVFVNGRPVEENYVVYNGHGKDVYRDDFPSPAHAGGSVEARWWLQMRKWVHEGELVVPPEAYFVLGDNRDESLDSRYWGFVPRENVIGRPLIIYWSVRHPDGPESAFADDTLSRFAFVLTHLLQFTRWDRTFRIVK, from the coding sequence ATGAGCGAAGTGCCTCCCTACGCCCCCCCTCCGGAATCGTCCGCTCCGGCCCCCGCCCTCGAAGCGGCGCCGCAGCCCGCACTGCCGCCCGCTGACGTGCCCTTGCAAGAGCCGGAATCTTCCGGCGCCAGCATCCTCGGCTCGACACAGTCCCTGAGCGTGACCGTCGTCATCGCGGTGTTTGTGATCACTTTCCTCGTACAGGCCTTCCAGATCCCGTCTGAATCGATGGAGAACACACTGCTGATCGGCGACTACCTGCTGGTGGATAAGGTCCGCTTCGGGCACGGCGGAGTGTGGGGAAGGATCCTGCCCTATCGCGAGATCCAGCGCGGCGACATCATCGTGTTCCGCTACCCCGTCCATCCCTCGCAGCACTTCGTGAAGCGGGTGCTGGGTCTGCCGGGTGACCGCGTCCACCTGGTGAACAAGCGCGTCTTCGTGAATGGCCGGCCGGTCGAAGAAAACTACGTCGTCTACAACGGCCATGGGAAAGACGTCTACCGTGACGATTTCCCTTCCCCTGCCCATGCCGGCGGCTCTGTCGAGGCGCGCTGGTGGCTCCAGATGCGCAAATGGGTACACGAGGGCGAACTCGTCGTCCCCCCGGAAGCGTACTTCGTGCTAGGCGACAACCGAGACGAGAGCCTGGATAGCCGCTACTGGGGGTTCGTCCCGCGGGAAAACGTCATCGGCCGTCCCTTGATCATCTACTGGTCGGTGCGCCATCCCGACGGCCCTGAGAGCGCGTTCGCGGATGATACACTGTCGCGTTTCGCATTCGTGTTGACTCATCTGCTCCAGTTCACACGGTGGGACCGCACGTTCCGCATCGTGAAATAG
- the rnc gene encoding ribonuclease III has protein sequence MEQQKISALEHALGHHFGRPALLEQALTHSSHAHESEARADEGPGAADNEQLEFLGDAVLGFVTSQVLFERFPHFQEGQLSKMRAHLVSARHLVRVARDLDLGRYLRLGRGEEKSGGRAKSALLVDALEAVLAAMYLDSGIAVPQRFIVERILNPELQRLEQQSGGVFPVTDHKSALQEFLQGGGRPQPIYSVVKEQGPEHNKLFTVEVRVRMGTNGAGDYVTHAEGPTKKTAEQRAARQALADLRALPGQAAHGADE, from the coding sequence ATGGAACAGCAGAAAATCTCGGCGTTGGAGCATGCCCTGGGCCACCACTTTGGGCGGCCCGCACTCCTGGAACAGGCGCTCACCCACAGCTCACACGCGCACGAGTCGGAGGCACGCGCCGACGAGGGCCCCGGCGCCGCGGACAACGAGCAGCTCGAGTTCCTCGGCGATGCCGTGCTCGGCTTCGTGACCAGCCAGGTCCTGTTCGAGCGGTTCCCTCACTTCCAGGAAGGACAGCTCTCGAAGATGCGTGCCCACCTGGTGAGCGCGCGGCATCTCGTCCGCGTCGCCCGGGATCTCGACCTCGGCCGCTACCTGCGTCTGGGCCGGGGCGAAGAGAAGAGTGGGGGCCGCGCCAAGTCCGCCTTGCTGGTGGATGCGCTGGAAGCCGTATTGGCGGCGATGTACCTCGATTCCGGCATCGCAGTCCCGCAGCGCTTCATCGTCGAGCGCATCCTCAACCCCGAGTTGCAGCGTTTGGAGCAGCAGAGCGGCGGTGTCTTCCCGGTCACCGATCACAAGTCCGCCTTGCAGGAGTTCCTGCAGGGCGGGGGTCGCCCCCAGCCCATCTACTCGGTCGTCAAGGAGCAGGGCCCGGAACATAACAAGCTGTTCACGGTCGAGGTGCGGGTGCGCATGGGGACCAACGGCGCCGGAGACTACGTCACCCACGCCGAGGGGCCGACCAAGAAGACGGCGGAGCAGCGCGCCGCACGGCAGGCGCTTGCGGACTTGCGCGCGCTACCGGGGCAGGCGGCGCACGGAGCCGACGAATGA
- a CDS encoding AsmA family protein has translation MSAVPLPEPAGEGPRFDSARRTRRRIVFALFVSLMIALFVPPYVNLKRFRARLEGSIGGALGRKVTFGAVSLRLLPRPGFDVQDFVVYDDPTISAEPMLRAETVTASLRLTSLWGGRLEIASLSLRYTSLNLVRAVDGRWNVEGLLARASQVPTAPTALARAEARPRFPYIEAAAGRINFKLGQEKKAFALTDAEFSLWLAQEDEWNMRLNARPVRTDFNLSDTGRIRVSGTFRRAGAFRETPVSLHLTLERAQLGQLTTLVYDRDRGWRGSADVTADLAGTPAKLQFAVDARVDDFRRYDIMSGGPFALRTRCTGNYSVDGETLSNMLCIVPAGDGQVTLRGQIVHLFGERQYGLSIAAKDVPMQEVVRFAQHAKRDLPADLGADGDVDAAFALKTVPEDSKSIQAWTGGGSTNGFVLRSQTLDAALELGAINFSFQPTLAGGPHRRAAPDYQHLQLEVASFPVALGGAAPASVHATVTRAGYSVSIQGDADLRRLLRVAQGLGVPAPRRDIPGAARVDLDVAGAWAGFGSPLPVGTVQLKNVTAELPGVAAPLHLSSAVIALAPDRASITNIIGAFENLHLAFGGGLQFPRRCDFAATCIVQFDLRSDQLSTDELNRLLNPQLRSRPWYQFVSGQAANDIAAVGRLRAEGRILIGRLLLKSVVVTHVSAQVKLGDGHLLLSDVRGELFGGKQQGRWQADFSGNTPAYSGTGTLDGISLAQISTAMRDNWASGTAHATYQASLAGWNASELLESLSGMLDFQWRDGVLRHLSLRGSEALRFPRLRGHAAFDDGKLTFTDSSMDTASGIYEVTGTASLARELDLKLTPRIGPAIAVEGTLQKPQVSVEKTPTEAALRR, from the coding sequence ATGTCCGCCGTCCCCCTGCCGGAGCCCGCGGGCGAAGGACCTCGTTTTGATTCCGCGAGGCGAACCCGACGCCGTATCGTATTCGCGCTGTTCGTCAGCCTCATGATTGCGCTCTTTGTTCCGCCGTACGTGAACTTGAAGCGCTTCCGCGCGCGCCTGGAAGGCTCGATCGGGGGCGCGCTCGGGCGCAAGGTCACCTTCGGCGCCGTCAGCCTCCGCCTGCTCCCCCGGCCGGGCTTCGACGTCCAGGACTTCGTCGTCTACGACGATCCGACGATCAGCGCCGAACCCATGCTGCGCGCCGAGACGGTGACGGCATCGTTGCGCCTGACTTCCCTGTGGGGAGGACGCCTGGAGATTGCCAGCCTCAGCCTTCGCTACACCAGCCTCAACCTGGTCCGGGCCGTCGACGGGCGCTGGAACGTAGAAGGGCTGCTGGCGCGCGCCTCGCAGGTGCCCACCGCTCCCACCGCCCTGGCCCGCGCCGAAGCCCGCCCGCGCTTTCCTTACATCGAAGCTGCGGCCGGACGTATCAACTTCAAGCTCGGGCAGGAGAAAAAGGCCTTCGCGCTCACCGACGCCGAATTCTCCCTCTGGCTGGCGCAGGAAGACGAATGGAACATGCGGCTCAACGCGCGCCCGGTGCGCACCGATTTCAACCTGAGTGACACCGGCCGAATCCGCGTCAGCGGTACCTTCCGCCGCGCCGGGGCGTTTCGGGAGACTCCGGTAAGCCTCCATCTGACGCTGGAGCGGGCGCAGCTCGGGCAACTCACCACGCTGGTTTATGACCGTGATCGCGGCTGGCGCGGCTCGGCCGATGTAACCGCCGATCTTGCCGGCACCCCGGCGAAGCTCCAGTTCGCGGTGGACGCCCGGGTCGATGACTTTCGCCGCTACGACATCATGAGCGGCGGGCCGTTCGCTCTCCGCACCAGATGCACCGGGAACTACTCCGTCGATGGCGAAACACTTTCCAACATGTTGTGCATCGTTCCCGCAGGGGATGGGCAGGTCACCCTGCGCGGGCAGATCGTCCACTTGTTCGGCGAGCGCCAGTACGGCCTCAGTATCGCAGCGAAGGATGTCCCCATGCAGGAGGTGGTGCGGTTCGCGCAGCACGCCAAGCGCGACCTGCCGGCCGATCTGGGCGCGGACGGAGATGTCGACGCCGCCTTCGCCCTGAAAACCGTGCCCGAGGACTCAAAGAGCATCCAGGCCTGGACTGGCGGGGGAAGCACCAACGGGTTCGTTCTCCGCTCCCAGACCCTTGACGCCGCTCTCGAGCTTGGCGCCATCAACTTCAGCTTCCAGCCCACCCTGGCGGGCGGGCCTCACCGCCGCGCGGCGCCGGATTATCAGCATCTGCAACTCGAAGTCGCTTCGTTTCCCGTTGCCCTAGGGGGCGCAGCGCCGGCCAGTGTCCACGCGACTGTGACTCGGGCCGGCTACTCGGTCAGCATTCAGGGTGACGCCGATCTCCGGCGTCTGCTCCGGGTCGCGCAGGGGCTGGGCGTGCCTGCGCCGCGGCGCGACATCCCCGGCGCCGCCCGCGTGGACCTAGACGTTGCTGGAGCCTGGGCCGGTTTCGGCTCGCCGTTGCCCGTGGGCACAGTCCAACTGAAGAACGTGACGGCGGAACTGCCGGGCGTCGCCGCTCCGCTCCATCTATCGTCGGCAGTGATCGCGCTGGCCCCCGACCGCGCGAGCATCACCAACATCATCGGCGCGTTTGAGAACCTGCACCTGGCGTTCGGGGGGGGGCTGCAATTTCCCCGCCGCTGCGACTTCGCCGCCACCTGTATCGTGCAGTTCGATCTCCGCTCCGACCAGCTCAGCACAGATGAGCTGAACCGCCTGCTGAATCCACAGTTGCGCAGCCGTCCCTGGTACCAGTTCGTCAGCGGCCAGGCTGCGAACGACATCGCTGCGGTGGGGCGGCTCCGCGCCGAGGGCCGCATCTTGATCGGCCGCTTGCTGCTCAAGTCGGTGGTGGTGACCCACGTCTCCGCACAGGTAAAGCTCGGGGACGGGCACTTGCTCCTCAGCGACGTTCGCGGCGAGCTGTTCGGCGGCAAGCAGCAGGGCCGCTGGCAGGCCGATTTCTCCGGCAACACGCCCGCCTACTCCGGCACGGGCACGCTCGACGGCATTTCGCTGGCGCAGATCTCGACCGCCATGCGTGACAACTGGGCCAGTGGCACGGCGCACGCCACCTACCAGGCCAGCCTGGCTGGCTGGAACGCGTCGGAGCTCTTGGAGTCGCTCTCCGGCATGCTGGACTTCCAGTGGCGCGACGGGGTCCTGCGCCACCTGTCGTTGCGCGGGTCGGAGGCGCTGCGCTTCCCTCGCTTGCGGGGCCACGCCGCCTTCGACGACGGCAAGCTCACTTTTACCGACAGCAGCATGGACACCGCTTCCGGCATCTATGAGGTCACTGGAACGGCGTCGCTTGCGCGGGAGCTCGATCTGAAGCTGACCCCGCGGATTGGGCCGGCGATCGCGGTCGAGGGCACGCTCCAAAAGCCGCAGGTCTCCGTCGAAAAGACGCCAACCGAGGCCGCCCTGCGGCGATGA
- the lepB gene encoding signal peptidase I — protein sequence MAKKAKEPEKSEGKKKKPEETPAEFVQSLAVVLVTGLFIITFILQAFEIPSSSMEDTLLIGDHVFVDRVAYAPRARWAGPLMPYRDIRRNDIVVFLSPAEAGLFVVKRIIGVPGDRLHLKDGKVYLNGQPQDESYVIRSRGDYNPYRDNFPDLPPSFGTTITADWNLAMHSHIQDSDLVVPAGSYFAMGDNRDISYDSRYWGFIPRENIIGRPMFVYWSFETPKDQYQKTSMGDRLAFIGKVVIHFFDQTRWRRMFKLVR from the coding sequence TTGGCCAAGAAGGCGAAAGAACCCGAAAAATCTGAGGGCAAGAAAAAGAAGCCGGAAGAAACTCCGGCCGAATTCGTCCAATCGCTGGCGGTCGTCCTGGTCACCGGCCTGTTCATCATCACCTTCATCCTCCAGGCGTTCGAGATCCCGTCGAGCTCCATGGAGGACACGCTCTTGATCGGCGACCATGTGTTCGTGGACCGTGTGGCGTACGCGCCCCGGGCGCGGTGGGCCGGCCCGCTCATGCCCTACCGCGACATCCGGCGCAACGACATCGTCGTGTTCCTCTCGCCGGCCGAAGCCGGACTGTTCGTGGTCAAGCGCATCATCGGCGTCCCCGGCGATCGCCTTCACCTCAAGGACGGTAAGGTTTACCTCAACGGCCAGCCGCAGGACGAGTCGTACGTCATCCGCAGCCGGGGCGACTACAACCCCTACCGCGACAACTTCCCGGACCTGCCGCCTTCGTTCGGCACCACCATCACGGCGGACTGGAACCTGGCCATGCACTCCCACATCCAGGACAGCGACCTGGTGGTCCCCGCCGGCAGCTACTTTGCGATGGGAGATAACCGCGACATAAGCTACGACAGCCGGTACTGGGGATTCATCCCGCGCGAGAACATCATCGGCCGCCCCATGTTCGTCTACTGGTCGTTCGAGACGCCAAAGGACCAATACCAGAAGACCAGCATGGGAGACCGGCTGGCGTTCATTGGGAAAGTGGTCATTCACTTCTTCGACCAGACTCGCTGGCGGCGAATGTTCAAGCTGGTGCGCTGA